CCGAGCCGGTCGTGGCTCATCTCGACTCCCGGCAGGTGCCCCATGAGCACCCGGTGGCCATGCAGCGCGCCCTTGGGTTTGCCAGTGGTGCCGCTGGTGTAGATGAGGATCGCCGGGTCCTCGGGACCGGTGTCGGCGATCGCGCTCTCGGAAGGCTCCACAGGAAGATCGGTGATCACCTCCAGATCGAAGGGTGCCAGCATCCCGACCCCCTCCTCATCGGTCACCACCACCCGCGCCCCGCTGTCGCCGAGCCGCGAGCGCAAGGCGTCCTCGCGGAAGAGCTTGAAGAGCGGCACCGAGATCGCGCCCATCCGCCACGCCGCGATATGCGCCGCGGCGCAAAGCGGTGATTGCGAGAGCAACACCCCCACCCGGTCGCCGCGCCCGGCGCCCCGCGCCTCGAGCGCGGCCTGCACCCGGCGCGATAGCAGCGCCAGCTCGCCATAGGTCACCGGGCCGCGGCCATGCTCGAGGATCGCCACCCGGTCCGGCGCCAGCGCCGCCCAATCGTCGCAGACCTGCGCCGCCATGTTCAGCCGTGGCGGGATGCGCCAGTCGAAACGCGCGCGCATCTCCTCGTAGGTGCCTTCGGGCAACAATGGGTTCATGTCTGCGGCCCCCTCCTGACCCGCGCGTGAAGGATGCGCCCCAGCCGGTCCATCTCGTAGACATGCGCCAGATCCTCCCGCGCGCAGGTCACCACGATCCAGACCGGCGCCTCTCCGGGGCGCCCCGTGCAATCGCTTCTCGCGGCCCCCTCGGGGCCGGTCTCGGCGTAGAGCGTGGCGGCCGTGGCAATCGCCTCGGTTTCCGTCAGCTCTGCCGCCTGCGTCCCGGCGCGGTAGGCCACCAGTGCCACCAGCGCGAGAAGCGCCAGCGCAGGGGCATACCAGAGCGACCGGGACATCCTTCTCAGCCCATCGCGTTCATCAGCTCGCGGCCCACCAGCATCCGGCGGATTTCCGAGGTACCGGCTCCGATTTCCATCAGCTTGGCATCGCGGAAGAGCCGCGCCACGGGTGCATCGGCAAGGAAGCCCGCGCCGCCCATCGCCTGCACCGCCTGATGCGCCTGCACCATCGCTTGCTCGGAGGCATAGAGGCAGCAGGCCGCGGCGTCCTGCCGGGTGACATCGCCGCGGTCGCAGGCCTTGGCGACCTCGTAGACATAGGCGCGGGCCGAGTTCATCGCCGTATACATGTCGGCGATCTTGCCCTGCATGAGCTGGAAATTCCCGATTGGCTGGCCGAACTGTTTGCGCTCGGCCATGTAGGGCATGATCTCGTCGAGACAGGCGGCCATGATGCCCGTGCCGATGCCCGCGAGCACGACGCGCTCGTAGTCGAGCCCCGACATGAGGACCCGCACACCCTTGCCCTCTTCGCCGAGGATGTTCTCGAAGGGCACCTCCACGTCGTCGAAAATCAGCTCGGCGGTGTTCGAGCCGCGCATCCCGAGCTTGTCGAAATGCGGCGAGGTCGAAAAGCCGGTCATGCTCTTCTCGATGAGGAAGGCGGTGATCCCCTTCGACCCGGCGTCGGGATCGGTCTTGGCGTAGACCACCAGCGTATCGGCGTCCGGCCCGTTGGTGATCCAGTACTTGTTGCCATTGAGGATGAAGCGATCGTTCTTCTTCTCGGCGCGCAGCTTCATGCTGACCACGTCCGATCCGGCGTTCGGCTCGGACATGGCAAGCGCGCCGACATGCTCGCCCGAGACCAGCCCGGGCAAATATTTCGCCTGCTGCTCGGGTGAGCCGTTGAGCTTGATCTGGTTGACGCAGAGGTTGGAATGCGCGCCGTAGGAGAGCGAGACCGAGGCCGAGGCGCGGGCGATCTCTTCGACCGCGATGACATGCGCCAGATAGCCCATGCCCGCCCCGCCGAACTCTTCGGGCACGGTGATGCCCAGAAGGCCCAGCTCGCCCATTTCACGCCACAGCTCGTTCGGGAACGCATTGTCCCGGTCGACCTGCGCCGCCATCGGCTTGACCCGCTCCTGCGCCCAGCGATGCACCATCTCGCGCAGCGCGTTGACGTCTTCTCCAAGGTCAAAGGTCATGACCGCGTTGAACATAAGCTCGCCCCTCCCCGGCGGTTATTGAACGCTTGTTCATATCTAATCCCGCCACACGTCAGCCGTCAACAGCAAAGGCGTGTCACCCTGCCGTGATCCCAAGGAACGGCGCCGCCGAAAGCGCGTTGAGGCGATGACAAAACGAAAAGGAGCGACAAGATGGCCAAGGATGACATGAGCGAGCTCAAACAGGACTTCTGGAAACAGCTGAAAGATGTGCGCGCCGGGCTGCTGGCGGCGGACGGCGAACGCCCGGTGCCGATGGCACCGCATGCCGACAAGGAGGAGAATGCCATCTGGTTCATCACTGCCAAAGGCTCGGCTGCGGACCGCGCGGCCAAGAGCAGCGGAGAGGTGAGCTTCCACGTCGCCGACACCAAGGCGCATCTCTACGCCAATATCTACGGCACGGCGGAAATCTCGAACGACGAGGAGAAGCTCAACGAGATCTGGAGCGTGGTCGCCGGCGCATGGTTCGAGGACGGGCGGGACGACGAGGCTGTGCAGCTGATCAAGATGACGCCGAAAGAGGGAGAGGTCTGGGTGAGCAACGGCGGCGCAAGCTTCCTTTACGAGATCGCCAAGGCGCAAATGACGGATGACACGCCCGACGTGGGCGCGCATGGTCGGGTGGTGTTCTGATAATTCCACGGAGACCCGCCATGAAACCCGCCCTCCTCGCGCTGCTGTGTCTGCTGCCCTCTGTGACGCTTGCAGAGCAGGTCGGGGAGGTCGGCGTTGACTGGGTCGGCAACGACATCGAGATCGATGCAATTGCCGACCCGAAGGTGGAGGGCGTAACCTGCCACATCGCCTATTTCGATCGCGGCCTTCTGGACCGGTTGTCCAAGGGCAACTGGTTCGAGGATCCGTCCAATGCCTCGATCTCCTGTCGGCAGACGGGCCCGATCCTGATCGGCGACATTGACCGCGACAAGGATGGCGAGGACGTGTTCCGCACCTCGCGCTCGATCATTCTCAAGTCGCTGCGGGTGAAACGCATCTACGACGACAAGAACCAGACGTTGATCTACCTCGCCCATGCGGCGGAGCTGACCGAGGGCTCGGCCAAGGTCTCGCTCTCGACGGTGCCGCTTTATGGCACCGATGCGAAATGGGCCGACGAATGAGCGCCTGAGGGTAACGCCTCAGGCGACGCGTGTCGCGTCGTAGCCATAGATCCAGTCGAACTGACCGAGCATGCGCTCTGGCGCGAGGCGGCCGAGCATTCCCATGCCAAGGTGCGCAACCCCGCGCACCAGCGGGTTCCTCAGGTGATATTTCCAGGCATTGCCCGTCGCGGCCGACACGATCCTGTCGCAGCGGTCCCGGCGCAGCCCTTCGTAGCGCGCCAGCGCTGCCTGCCGGTCGTCGATGGACGACAGGCAGCAGGCAAGCACAAAGGCATCCTCCAGCGCCATGTTCGCCCCCTGCGCCATGAACGGCAGCGTGGGGTGCGCCGCATCCCCGAGGAGCGCCGTGCCCTCGCCGTACCAGCGCCGCGCCACGGGGTGGCGGAAAAGCCCCCAGAGCCCGGGGCGGTCCACCGCGGCGAGAAGTTGCGGGACATCGCCGCCGAACCCGGCAAAGGCTGCGCGGAGGTTGGCCGGATCGTCGAATTGCGACCAGCCTTCCTCGGTCCAGCCGCGGCGCTCTTCGGCGGCCACGAGATTGACCATCCTGCCGCCGCGCAGCGGGTAGCTCACCAGATGACGCCCCGGCCCCATGTGGACCCGCGCCTCGGGCGGATGGCCGGTGAGATTGGGCACCACAGCGCGCCAGGCGACCTGGCCGGTGAAAAAGGGCGCCGCCACGCCGTTGAGCGCGCTGCGCAGCACCGAGTGCAGCCCGTCGGCGCCGACCACCAGGTCGGCGGAGCAGGAATCGCCATTGGCCATCTCAAGCCGCGCCGGCGTGCCCGGGTGCACCGCCGAGACCTTCTGCAACAGCCGCACCTGCGCGCCCGCCTCGCGCGCCGCCTGCGACAGCAGTCCGATAAGGTCGGCGCGGTGGACGAAGTGATACTCCGAGTCCGCCGGGAGCCGGCCGAGATCGAGCCGCAGCACCTCGGCGCCCCGACGATGGTCGCGCAGCGACACCGCCCGGGCCCGGCAGGCGCCGGCGCGCAGGTCGTCGGCCAGACCCAGGGCCGCGATGACCCGCAGCCCGTTGGGGCTGATCTGCAGGCCCGCGCCGACCTCCGAGATCGCCTCGGCCTGCTCCAGCACGCGCACCTCGAAGCCGCGTTGGCGCAGCGCCAGCGCCGCGGCGAACCCGCCGATGCCCCCTCCGATGATCGTGACTGACTTGCCCGGCACGCCGCCGCTCCCGCTAAAGGCGAAAAAGGAAAACGCCGGAGCCAATGGCCCCGGCGTCCTGTCTTGTCAAGCTATTACACCCCGACCGCTGGCCGGGACACCGCCGGGTCAGTCGTCGCGATGCACCTTCTCACGGCGTTCGTGGCGCTCCTGCGCCTCGAGGCTCATGGTGGCGATCGGACGCGCATCCAGCCGCTTGAGGCTGATCGGCTCGCCGGTCACTTCGCAGTAGCCGTATTCTCCCTCCTCGATCCGGCGCAGCGCCGAGTCGATCTTGGAGACCAGCTTGCGCTGACGGTCACGGGTGCGCAGTTCAAGCGCGCGGTCGGTCTCTTCGCTGGCACGATCGGTCACGTCGGGAATGTTCCGGGTGGCTTCCTGCAGCGCCTCGATCGTATCGCGGCTTTCGGCGAGGATGTCGTTTTTCCATGCGAGCAACTTGCGGCGGAAATACTCCGTCTGACGCTCGTTCATGAAAGGTTCGTCTTCGGCCGGACGGTAATCGTCGGGCAGAAAAGTCTCGGACTTCATTTCTGCTCCCTCTTCATAACCGGTGTCCGGCGAGGAAATCCTGACCGGAACCGGTACCCCTTGCGAGGCTGCTGTTATCCTACCCACCCCCCCATGTCACTACACAATGGGATAGGTCGCGGACGAATCTTCGGCAGCTGCCCATTTTGTAACCGCCGTGTGACAGCGCCTTTCCAAAGCGGCTTCAAAGGCCGCTTGAAGCGAAGTTTGCGGGGCTCTATCCCTCTCTGGGACAGACGCGGAGGAGCGCCCCATGACCGAGCAGCCCAGCCTGAACTTCCAGGGCACCGAGGCCTATGTTGCCACCGAGGATCTGACCATGGCGGTCAACGCCGCGATCACCCTCGAGCGGCCACTGCTGGTCAAGGGCGAGCCGGGCACCGGCAAGACCGAGCTGGCACGGCAGGTCTCTCTGGCGCTCGGCCTGCCGATGCTCGAATGGTCGATCAAGTCCACCACCCGCGCCCAGCAGGGGCTTTACGAGTACGACGCCGTCAGCCGCCTGCGCGACAGCCAGCTCGGCGAGGAACGCGTGCATGACATCGGCAATTACATCCGCAAGGGCAAGCTCTGGCAGGCCTTCGAGGCGCCGGGCAAGGTGGTGTTGCTGATCGACGAGATCGACAAGGCCGATATCGAGTTCCCCAACGACCTGTTGCAGGAACTCGACCGCATGGAGTTCCACGTCTACGAGACCGGAGAGACGGTCCGCGCCCGCCAACGCCCGATCGTCATCATCACCTCGAACAACGAAAAGGAGCTGCCCGACGCCTTCCTGCGCCGCTGCTTCTTCCACTACATCCGCTTTCCCGACGAAGAGACCCTGCGCCGCATCGTCGAGGTCCACCACCCCGGCATCAAGCCCGCCCTGCTGACCGAGGCTCTGACCCAGTTCTACGAGCTGCGCGAACAGCCGGGGCTGAAGAAGAAGCCCTCGACCTCCGAGGTGCTCGACTGGCTCAAGCTGTTGCTGGCCGAGGACCTCGACGCCGCCGATTTGCGCCGCGACGGGGCGGACGCCCTACCCAAGCTGCACGGCGCGCTCTTGAAGAACGAACAGGACGTCCATCTTTTCGAGCGGCTCGCTTTCATGGCCCGGCGGCAGCGCTGAGTCCCTGCCGCCGTGCCTGCCGCCGTGGAAGATTCCTGCGAATGCGCGCACCAAAACGTCGCGAATCCGTGTCCCCTGCGCCTCAGAACTGGCTGAAACGGCCCTTTTTGCCGCCCAAACCCCCTACAGATTGACCTTTCCCGTCTGTTTCCGGTACAAGCCCGCATCATGGCTGCCCTCTGGCGGCTTTTTCGGGCCATCCGGGCCCTTCATCAGACGCGCGGGCCACGTTCAAGAGTCCGCATTGTATCGGACCTACATGACCAAGTTTACCGACCTAAACCTGAACCCCAAGGTGCTGAAAGCCATCGAAGAGGCGGGCTACGAGACGCCCACGCCGATCCAGGCAGGCGCCATTCCCCCCGCGCTCGAGGGCCGAGACGTGCTGGGCATCGCCCAGACCGGCACGGGCAAGACCGCGTCCTTCACGCTGCCGATGATCACCCTGCTGGCGCGCGGCCGCGCCCGGGCACGGATGCCGCGCAGCCTTGTGCTCTGCCCGACGCGCGAGCTCGCGGCGCAGGTCGCCGAGAACTTCGACGTCTACACCAAGCACCTCAAGCTGACCAAGGCGCTGCTGATCGGCGGCGTCTCGTTCAAGGAGCAGGAGCAGCTGATCGACAAGGGCGTCGATGTGTTGATCGCCACCCCGGGCCGCCTTCTGGACCATTTCGAGCGCGGCAAGCTGCTGCTCACCGGCGTGCAGATCATGGTGGTCGACGAGGCCGACCGGATGCTCGACATGGGTTTCATCCCCGACATCGAGCGGATCTTCTCGCTGACGCCCTTCACCCGGCAGACGCTGTTCTTCTCGGCCACCATGGCGCCCGAGATCGAACGCATCACCAACACCTTCCTGTCCGGCCCCGAGCGCATCGAAGTCGCCCGGCAGGCGACGGCGTCCGAGACGATCGAGCAGGGTGCAGTGTTCTTCAAGGCCTCGCGCAAGGATCGCGAAGCCTCCGAGAAGCGCGCCGTGCTGCGCGCGCTGATCGACAAGGAAGGCGATGCCTGCACCAATGCGATCATCTTCTGCAACCGCAAGGTCGACGTCGATATTGTCGCCAAGTCGCTGAAGAAATACGGCTACAACGCCTCGCCGATCCACGGCGATCTCGACCAGTCGCAGCGCACCCGCACGCTCGACGGTTTCCGCGACGGCTCGGTCCGCCTGCTGATCGCCTCCGACGTGGCGGCGCGCGGGCTCGATGTGCCCTCGGTCAGCCACGTGTTCAACTTCGACGTGCCGAGCCACGCCGAGGATTACGTTCACCGTATTGGCCGCACCGGCCGCGCCGGGCGCAAGGGCAAGGCCTTCACCATCGTCGTGCCGAAGGACGAAAAGAACTTCGAGGAAGTCGAGAAGCTGCTCCAGAAAGAAATCCCCCGCGTCGATTCGCCGGTCCGCGGCACCCCTGTCTCGGACGCACCGGTCACTCAGGACGAGGAAAAGCCCGCCAAGCGCAGCCGGTCTCGCTCGCGCCGCTCGGAGCGCAGCGAGGCCGCGCCCAAGGTCGATGCGGCTCCGAAGGCCGAGCCCGTCGCCGAGGCCCCCACACCGGCACCCGCGCCCGCACCGGAGGTGGCCGAGCGGCAGGAACGCGCTCCGCGCAACAGCGACAAGCCCCGCGGCCGTGGCCGCAAGGGCGAGCGCGAAGGCACTGTCGTGGGCATGGGCGATCACATGCCCGAGTTCATCGCCCTCAGCTTCGAGCAGCGTCGCGCCAGCTGAAGCGGTCTCATCCCGATACGAAAGAGCCGCCCCTCGGGGCGGCTCTTTGCGTCTGGGATATTGTTCAGCGCCGGGGCTTATTCCGGAGGCAAGCGCGAGGGGCCCCGCCCCTCGCGTCCTGCGCCAGGTCAGGCCAGCGTCGCATCCATGGTGATCTCGGCGTTGAGCAGCTTGGAGATCGGGCAGCCGGCCTTGGCCTTGTTCGCCGCCTCCATGAAGGTCTCCTCGCTGGCGCCGGGGATCGAAGCGGTCAGCTTCAGGTGGCTTTTGGTCACCGTGAAGCCGCCATCGTCCTGTTCCAGCGTGACCGTGGCGACGGTGGAGATGTCGTCGGCCTTGAGGTCGTAGTCGCCGAGGATGTTGCTCAGAGCCATCGAGAAGCAGCTGGCGTGGGCCGCGGCGATCAGCTCCTCGGGGTTGGTGCCCGCCTCGTCGCCGAAGCGCTTGTTGAACCCGTAGTTCTGCTTGTTCAGCACGCCGGACTCGGTCGAGACGGTGCCCGTCCCATCCTTGAGCCCGCCCTGCCAGTTCGCGGATCCGCTCTTGTTGATCATCTTTGGGTCTCCCTCTTTCTGCCCGCATGGGGCTCTGGTCGCCAACCTAGCGCAGCAGGGCGCGAGGTCACGCCTGTCGGAAAAACTTCATGTTCCGGCGCCGGTCGGCCGGTCGGAATGGCCGAGGTCGCGCTTGGGGTCGATAACGTCGCGCACGCGCTGCTTGATCACCTTGGGCTCGGGGAAGCCGCCGTCGCGCTTGCGCTCCCAGAGCAGCACGCCATCTACAGAAATTTCGTAGACCCCGCCGTAACCGGGCACCAGCGTCACCCCGCCGAGGTCCTGCCCGAAGGTCTGCAGCAGTTCCTGCGCCATCCAACCGGCGCGCAGCAGCCAGTTGCAACCTGTGCAATAGGTGATGGAAACCTGCGGCTTCGGCGCATTGGTCATGGTGCGGCCTCCTCAGAGCGGCAGCGCATTGGTGTTCTTGATCTCTTCCATCGAGAGCAGCGCGGTCACGTTGTAGACCTTCACCTCGGAAATCAGCGCCTGATAGAAGACATCGTAGGCGCGGGCATTTTTCACCCGCACCTTGAGGATATAGTCGATCTCGCCGGCGAGGCGATGCGCCTCCATCACCTCGGGCCGCTCGCGCAATGCCTTGAGGAACTTGCGCTGCCAGTCGGCTTCGTGCTCGGAGGTGCGGATCAGCACGAAGAAACAGGCCTCGAAGCCCAGCTTCTCGGGGTCGGGGATCACCACCTGCGGGCCGATGATCCCGGCCTCGCGCATCTTGCGGATGCGATTCCAAACCGGGGTCTTTGATGACCCCACGGCACGGGCGATCTCGTCCAGCGAGCGCCCCGCGTCCTCCTGCAGTTCCAGAAGGATTTTCCGGTCGGTCTCGTCGATGGACATGGCTGTTCCGCCCTTTCGCCTGCGTTGGAACGTCTGCACCATCCTTAACCACAGGACGGAACGTATGTCCTTATATTTCCGCCCCTCTGGCCGCAAGGGGGGACAAAATTCTATATTGAATGGCAACGAACCCCCTCCCGGAGTGTATCCCGATGCCGAAGCCCTTCACGCCCAAGGTCGTCACCGCCAACGCGCTGATCGAAGGCGACGTGATCTACCTCGCAGCCGATGACAGCTGGGTGCGCGATCTTGCCAAGGCCGAGGTGATCACCGACGAGGCCATTGCGCAGATGCGCCTTCTGGACGCGCAGGCGCGCGCCGCCGAGACGGTGGGCGTCTACCTCGCCGACGTCAAGCTGGGAGCCAACGGCGCCGAGCCGACGCACTTCCGCGAGGATTTCCGCCGCACCGGCCCCTCGAACTATTTCCACGGCAAGCAGGCCGAAGCCGACGCCTGACCCGGCGCCTTCCCCCACGCAGCGACCAGGCCAGACGCAGGAGACCCAGATGTACCGCTACACCGAGTTCGACACCGCCTTCATCCAGGAACGCAACCGCCAGTTCCGCGCCCAGGTCGAGCGCCGCATCACCGGCAACCTCACCGAGGACGAGTTCAAGCCGCTGCGCCTGATGAACGGTCTCTACCTGCAGCTGCACGCCTACATGCTGCGCGTGGCGATCCCCTACGGCACCCTGTCGAGCGCGCAGATGCGCCAGCTCGCACTGCTGGCCGAGAAGTGGGACAAGGGCTACGGCCACTTCACCACCCGCCAGAACATCCAGTATAACTGGCCCAAGCTCTCGGACGTGCCGGACATGCTCGACGCGCTGGCCGAGGTGAACCTCCACGCCATCCAGACCTCGGGCAACACCATCCGCAATGTGACCGCGGACCATTTCGCCGGCGCCGCCGCCGACGAGATCGCTGACCCGCGCCCGGTGGCCGAGCTGCTGCGGCAATGGTCCACCGATCACCCCGAGTTCCAATTCCTGCCGCGCAAGTTCAAGATCGCCGTCACCGGCGCGCCGAACGACCGCGCGGTGATCAAGGCGCATGACATCGGCATCGAGATCGTCACGAAGGACGGACAGATCGGCTACCGCGTGCTCGTCGGCGGCGGCCTCGGCCGCACCCCTATGATCGGCAAGGTGCTGTCGGATTTCGTGGCGCAGGATGACCTGCTGCCCTTCGTCGAGGCCACCGTCTCCGTCTGGAACCTGCTCGGCCGCCGCGACAACAAG
The sequence above is a segment of the Alloyangia pacifica genome. Coding sequences within it:
- a CDS encoding isovaleryl-CoA dehydrogenase gives rise to the protein MFNAVMTFDLGEDVNALREMVHRWAQERVKPMAAQVDRDNAFPNELWREMGELGLLGITVPEEFGGAGMGYLAHVIAVEEIARASASVSLSYGAHSNLCVNQIKLNGSPEQQAKYLPGLVSGEHVGALAMSEPNAGSDVVSMKLRAEKKNDRFILNGNKYWITNGPDADTLVVYAKTDPDAGSKGITAFLIEKSMTGFSTSPHFDKLGMRGSNTAELIFDDVEVPFENILGEEGKGVRVLMSGLDYERVVLAGIGTGIMAACLDEIMPYMAERKQFGQPIGNFQLMQGKIADMYTAMNSARAYVYEVAKACDRGDVTRQDAAACCLYASEQAMVQAHQAVQAMGGAGFLADAPVARLFRDAKLMEIGAGTSEIRRMLVGRELMNAMG
- a CDS encoding pyridoxamine 5'-phosphate oxidase family protein; protein product: MAKDDMSELKQDFWKQLKDVRAGLLAADGERPVPMAPHADKEENAIWFITAKGSAADRAAKSSGEVSFHVADTKAHLYANIYGTAEISNDEEKLNEIWSVVAGAWFEDGRDDEAVQLIKMTPKEGEVWVSNGGASFLYEIAKAQMTDDTPDVGAHGRVVF
- a CDS encoding CreA family protein, whose translation is MKPALLALLCLLPSVTLAEQVGEVGVDWVGNDIEIDAIADPKVEGVTCHIAYFDRGLLDRLSKGNWFEDPSNASISCRQTGPILIGDIDRDKDGEDVFRTSRSIILKSLRVKRIYDDKNQTLIYLAHAAELTEGSAKVSLSTVPLYGTDAKWADE
- a CDS encoding FAD-dependent monooxygenase produces the protein MPGKSVTIIGGGIGGFAAALALRQRGFEVRVLEQAEAISEVGAGLQISPNGLRVIAALGLADDLRAGACRARAVSLRDHRRGAEVLRLDLGRLPADSEYHFVHRADLIGLLSQAAREAGAQVRLLQKVSAVHPGTPARLEMANGDSCSADLVVGADGLHSVLRSALNGVAAPFFTGQVAWRAVVPNLTGHPPEARVHMGPGRHLVSYPLRGGRMVNLVAAEERRGWTEEGWSQFDDPANLRAAFAGFGGDVPQLLAAVDRPGLWGLFRHPVARRWYGEGTALLGDAAHPTLPFMAQGANMALEDAFVLACCLSSIDDRQAALARYEGLRRDRCDRIVSAATGNAWKYHLRNPLVRGVAHLGMGMLGRLAPERMLGQFDWIYGYDATRVA
- the dksA gene encoding RNA polymerase-binding protein DksA — its product is MKSETFLPDDYRPAEDEPFMNERQTEYFRRKLLAWKNDILAESRDTIEALQEATRNIPDVTDRASEETDRALELRTRDRQRKLVSKIDSALRRIEEGEYGYCEVTGEPISLKRLDARPIATMSLEAQERHERREKVHRDD
- a CDS encoding AAA family ATPase — its product is MNFQGTEAYVATEDLTMAVNAAITLERPLLVKGEPGTGKTELARQVSLALGLPMLEWSIKSTTRAQQGLYEYDAVSRLRDSQLGEERVHDIGNYIRKGKLWQAFEAPGKVVLLIDEIDKADIEFPNDLLQELDRMEFHVYETGETVRARQRPIVIITSNNEKELPDAFLRRCFFHYIRFPDEETLRRIVEVHHPGIKPALLTEALTQFYELREQPGLKKKPSTSEVLDWLKLLLAEDLDAADLRRDGADALPKLHGALLKNEQDVHLFERLAFMARRQR
- a CDS encoding DEAD/DEAH box helicase; amino-acid sequence: MTKFTDLNLNPKVLKAIEEAGYETPTPIQAGAIPPALEGRDVLGIAQTGTGKTASFTLPMITLLARGRARARMPRSLVLCPTRELAAQVAENFDVYTKHLKLTKALLIGGVSFKEQEQLIDKGVDVLIATPGRLLDHFERGKLLLTGVQIMVVDEADRMLDMGFIPDIERIFSLTPFTRQTLFFSATMAPEIERITNTFLSGPERIEVARQATASETIEQGAVFFKASRKDREASEKRAVLRALIDKEGDACTNAIIFCNRKVDVDIVAKSLKKYGYNASPIHGDLDQSQRTRTLDGFRDGSVRLLIASDVAARGLDVPSVSHVFNFDVPSHAEDYVHRIGRTGRAGRKGKAFTIVVPKDEKNFEEVEKLLQKEIPRVDSPVRGTPVSDAPVTQDEEKPAKRSRSRSRRSERSEAAPKVDAAPKAEPVAEAPTPAPAPAPEVAERQERAPRNSDKPRGRGRKGEREGTVVGMGDHMPEFIALSFEQRRAS
- a CDS encoding OsmC family protein, whose amino-acid sequence is MINKSGSANWQGGLKDGTGTVSTESGVLNKQNYGFNKRFGDEAGTNPEELIAAAHASCFSMALSNILGDYDLKADDISTVATVTLEQDDGGFTVTKSHLKLTASIPGASEETFMEAANKAKAGCPISKLLNAEITMDATLA
- a CDS encoding SelT/SelW/SelH family protein, with product MTNAPKPQVSITYCTGCNWLLRAGWMAQELLQTFGQDLGGVTLVPGYGGVYEISVDGVLLWERKRDGGFPEPKVIKQRVRDVIDPKRDLGHSDRPTGAGT
- a CDS encoding Lrp/AsnC family transcriptional regulator, producing MSIDETDRKILLELQEDAGRSLDEIARAVGSSKTPVWNRIRKMREAGIIGPQVVIPDPEKLGFEACFFVLIRTSEHEADWQRKFLKALRERPEVMEAHRLAGEIDYILKVRVKNARAYDVFYQALISEVKVYNVTALLSMEEIKNTNALPL
- a CDS encoding DUF2849 domain-containing protein, with the protein product MPKPFTPKVVTANALIEGDVIYLAADDSWVRDLAKAEVITDEAIAQMRLLDAQARAAETVGVYLADVKLGANGAEPTHFREDFRRTGPSNYFHGKQAEADA